A single window of Acanthopagrus latus isolate v.2019 chromosome 1, fAcaLat1.1, whole genome shotgun sequence DNA harbors:
- the grhprb gene encoding glyoxylate reductase/hydroxypyruvate reductase b translates to MWCSRMALRRLQRIAVTPLNITGGLTSNVRREMATLPRVYVTRQIPPEGLKILRESGQVQIELWDSDDAPVPRKELLQKVKGVDALLCVLTEKIDAELLNAAGPNLKVLSTMSVGFDHLSLEELKKRGIRVGYTPDVLTDSVAELTVALLLTTSRRLIEATHEAKTGGWGTWRTLWLCGYELANSTVGILGLGRIGVAIAERLAPFKVKKFIYTDVAPRPELASLINAEYVSFDELAKQSDFLSVCCALTPETKEICNKDLFSKMKNTSIFINTSRGGVVNQEDLYEALSTGQIAAAGLDVTVPEPLPTSHPLFTLKNCVILPHIASASYSTRNAMSALAANNLLLGLRGEPMIKELKL, encoded by the exons ATGTGGTGCAGTCGTATGGCACTGCGTCGGCTCCAGCGGATCGCTGTTACTCCTTTGAATATCACTGGAGGTCTCACGAGCAACGTGCGGAGGGAGATGGCAACCCTTCCACGGGTGTATGTCACCCGACAGATCCCACCCGAGGGGCTGAAGATCCTCCGCGAATCTGGACA GGTGCAGATTGAGCTGTGGGACTCTGACGACGCCCCCGTACCCAGGAAGGAGCTGCTCCAGAAGGTCAAAGGTGTTGACGCTCTGCTCTGCGTGCTGACAGAGAAGATTGATGCAGAGTTGCTGAACGCTGCAG GCCCAAACCTGAAGGTCCTCAGTACCATGTCGGTGGGTTTTGACCATCTCTCtttggaggagctgaagaaaag AGGTATCCGTGTGGGTTATACCCCCGATGTTTTGACAGATTCTGTGGCGGAGCTGACTGTGGCCCTGCTGCTCACAACCTCCAGGAGGCTCATAGAGGCCACACATGAAGCCAAGAC TGGTGGCTGGGGCACATGGAGAACATTATGGCTGTGTGGATACGAGCTGGCCAACAGCACTGTGGGTATCCTGGGCCTGGGGAGGATCG GTGTGGCGATCGCTGAGCGTCTGGCACCTTTCAAAGTAAAGAAGTTCATCTACACAGACGTGGCCCCCAGGCCTGAGCTGGCCAGTCTCATCAATGCAGAGTACG TTTCTTTCGACGAGCTGGCAAAGCAGTCAGATTTCCTGAGTGTGTGCTGCGCTCTAACACCGGAGACAAAGGAGATCTGCAACAAGGACCTCTTCTCCAAGATGAAGAACACCTCCATCTTCATCAACACAAGCCG AGGTGGTGTGGTGAACCAGGAGGACCTGTATGAGGCTCTGTCCACTGGGCAGATAGCAGCAGCTGGGTTAGATGTCACCGTTCCTGAGCCTCTTCCCACAAGCCACCCACTGTTTACCCTCAAAAACTGTG TGATTCTCCCACATATCGCTAGCGCCTCCTATTCTACCCGTAATGCCATGTCGGCCCTGGCAGCAAACAACCTGCTCCTCGGCCTGCGAGGTGAGCCGATGATCAAAGAACTCAAACTGTAG
- the LOC119017636 gene encoding zinc finger and BTB domain-containing protein 5 isoform X2, whose product MDFPGHFEQIFQQLNYQRVHSQLCDCVIVVGSRHFKAHRSVLAACSTHFRALFTVAEGDASMNMIQLDSEVVTAEAFAALVDMMYTSTLMLGESNVMDILLAASHLHLNNVVKACKHYLTTRTLPMSPSSDRPTHHHSQQEQQRHRQQQQQQQQVADLAVNPGLAANANLTANAATSKLQRSFLLQQLGLSLVSSALGGMEEDAVGNVGGRGVVEQRASFPIRRFHKRKPSLAMGISDERPRQRQRPSAPNMVLLGEGGMNTEREEGVLLSPDSHKMGDESKLDAAITGLVGVSQDDPQMPSQSDSGHCEGEDLGRMQGGVNKEEDMDDQDQQDNRMGVKIKSGTEEEEAEEQKVVVKREPLSSPEPADEISDVTSQAEGSDRAEPGGEEEKAELSPESSDRSFTSEPQPSSDSLLQPSSQLLLKSSMGGGGGVGGGYGCNNGLGGKTGFNISSFLSPKDFGSSGAGLVTGGDDLPNTTTGDAVAHHFLLRQEAAGPSGSASSSSLLQSGPLGGERRNGFGDNLQPDSLFLRPLHDGLGNPRGSGGGGNGGHGGVDPFDLDFQRSSLGFHSLGRHSRGAATAAALGYPGYRRIAPKMATGMGSEEGVSGVLQDAASSSSSLTSPLLLNKSGGYEINSGRPTSLPPQLTRASADVLSKCKKALSEHNVLVVEGARKYACKICCKTFLTLTDCKKHIRVHTGEKPYACLKCGKRFSQSSHLYKHSKTTCLRWQNSNMSNALL is encoded by the exons ATGGATTTCCCGGGCCATTTCGAGCAGATCTTCCAGCAGCTCAACTACCAGCGTGTCCACAGTCAGCTGTGCGACTGCGTCATCGTGGTGGGCAGCCGGCACTTCAAGGCCCACCGCTCGGTGCTGGCGGCCTGCAGCACCCACTTCAGAGCCCTGTTTACTGTTGCAGAGGGAGATGCCAGCATGAACATGATCCAGCTGGACAGCGAG GTGGTGACAGCTGAAGCTTTTGCTGCTCTCGTGGACATGATGTACACCTCTACATTGATGCTGGGCGAGAGCAACGTCATGGACATCCTCCTTGCAGCCTCACATCTGCACCTAAACAATGTTGTCAAGGCCTGCAAACACTACCTGACCACACGCACTCTGCCCATGTCCCCCTCCTCTGACCGACCCACCCATCACCACTCTCAGCAGGAACAGCAGAGgcaccggcagcagcagcagcagcagcagcaggtagcagATTTAGCAGTAAACCCTGGCCTGGCTGCTAACGCTAACCTCACAGCAAACGCAGCCACGTCAAAGTTGCAGCGCtccttcctcctgcagcagctggggCTCAGCTTGGTGAGCTCTGCTTTGGGCGGGATGGAGGAGGACGCAGTCGGAAATGTCGGCGGCAGAGGAGTAGTTGAACAGAGAGCATCCTTCCCGATCCGACGCTTTCACAAACGTAAGCCCTCTCTGGCCATGGGCATATCAGATGAGAGACCCAGGCAGAGGCAGCGTCCCTCCGCCCCTAACATGGTGTTGttgggagagggagggatgaacACAGAGCGCGAGGAGGGAGTACTGCTCTCACCAGACTCCCACAAGATGGGGGATGAATCCAAATTGGATGCCGCAATCACTGGCTTAGTGGGAGTGTCCCAAGATGACCCTCAGATGCCGAGCCAGTCGGATAGTGGACACTGCGAGGGGGAGGACTTGGGGAGGATGCAGGGAGGGGTGAACAAGGAGGAGGACATGGATGACCAGGACCAGCAGGATAACAGAATGGGGGTGAAGATCAAATcagggacagaggaggaggaggctgaagaaCAGAAG GTGGTGGTTAAACGAGAGCCGCTAAGTTCGCCCGAGCCGGCTGACGAAATCAGCGACGTGACATCGCAGGCTGAAGGCAGCGACCGGGCTGAGCCTggaggcgaggaggagaaggcggAGCTGAGCCCAGAGAGCAGCGACCGCAGCTTCACCTCTGAACCCCAACCCAGCTCCGACTCTCTGCTGCAGCCCAGCTCGCAGCTCCTCCTCAAGAGCAGCAtgggaggaggtggcggagTCGGAGGAGGGTACGGGTGTAATAACGGACTGGGTGGCAAAACTGGTTTCAATATTTCCAGCTTCCTCAGCCCTAAAGATTTCGGAAGCAGCGGGGCAGGGTTAGTTACTGGAGGGGACGACCTCCCCAACACAACTACTGGTGACGCAGTAGCACATCATTTCCTACtcagacaggaagctgctggGCCATCTggctctgcttcttcttcttctcttctgcaGTCAGGTCCGCTTGGTGGTGAGCGTCGCAACGGATTCGGAGACAACCTTCAACCTGATTCTCTATTCCTTCGCCCGTTGCATGATGGTTTAGGGAACCCTCGAGGAAGCGGGGGAGGTGGGAATGGAGGACATGGAGGTGTAGATCCCTTTGATTTGGACTTCCAGCGCTCTAGCCTGGGGTTTCACTCCCTGGGACGCCACTCGCGAGGTGCAGCGACTGCCGCTGCTCTCGGTTACCCAGGTTACAGACGCATTGCCCCTAAAATGGCCACCGGGATGGGATCAGAGGAAGGGGTAAGTGGCGTACTTCAGGATGCAGCATCTTCCTCCTCAAGCCTGACCAGTCCTTTGCTTCTAAATAAGAGTGGTGGGTACGAGATAAACAGTGGCAGGCCCACTTCGCTCCCCCCTCAGCTGACCCGAGCTTCAGCCGACGTCTTGTCCAAGTGCAAGAAGGCCCTGTCGGAGCATAACGTCCTGGTGGTCGAAGGAGCTCGGAAATACGCCTGCAAAATCTGCTGCAAGACCTTCCTCACCTTGACTGACTGCAAGAAACACATCCGAGTGCACACGGGAGAGAAACCATACGCGTGTCTCAAGTGTGGGAAGCGCTTCAGCCAGTCCTCCCACCTGTACAAGCATTCCAAGACCACCTGCCTGCGCTGGCAGAACAGTAACATGTCCAATGCGCTGCTGTAG
- the LOC119017636 gene encoding zinc finger and BTB domain-containing protein 5 isoform X1, translating to MEVKHSATLAMDFPGHFEQIFQQLNYQRVHSQLCDCVIVVGSRHFKAHRSVLAACSTHFRALFTVAEGDASMNMIQLDSEVVTAEAFAALVDMMYTSTLMLGESNVMDILLAASHLHLNNVVKACKHYLTTRTLPMSPSSDRPTHHHSQQEQQRHRQQQQQQQQVADLAVNPGLAANANLTANAATSKLQRSFLLQQLGLSLVSSALGGMEEDAVGNVGGRGVVEQRASFPIRRFHKRKPSLAMGISDERPRQRQRPSAPNMVLLGEGGMNTEREEGVLLSPDSHKMGDESKLDAAITGLVGVSQDDPQMPSQSDSGHCEGEDLGRMQGGVNKEEDMDDQDQQDNRMGVKIKSGTEEEEAEEQKVVVKREPLSSPEPADEISDVTSQAEGSDRAEPGGEEEKAELSPESSDRSFTSEPQPSSDSLLQPSSQLLLKSSMGGGGGVGGGYGCNNGLGGKTGFNISSFLSPKDFGSSGAGLVTGGDDLPNTTTGDAVAHHFLLRQEAAGPSGSASSSSLLQSGPLGGERRNGFGDNLQPDSLFLRPLHDGLGNPRGSGGGGNGGHGGVDPFDLDFQRSSLGFHSLGRHSRGAATAAALGYPGYRRIAPKMATGMGSEEGVSGVLQDAASSSSSLTSPLLLNKSGGYEINSGRPTSLPPQLTRASADVLSKCKKALSEHNVLVVEGARKYACKICCKTFLTLTDCKKHIRVHTGEKPYACLKCGKRFSQSSHLYKHSKTTCLRWQNSNMSNALL from the exons GGCCATGGATTTCCCGGGCCATTTCGAGCAGATCTTCCAGCAGCTCAACTACCAGCGTGTCCACAGTCAGCTGTGCGACTGCGTCATCGTGGTGGGCAGCCGGCACTTCAAGGCCCACCGCTCGGTGCTGGCGGCCTGCAGCACCCACTTCAGAGCCCTGTTTACTGTTGCAGAGGGAGATGCCAGCATGAACATGATCCAGCTGGACAGCGAG GTGGTGACAGCTGAAGCTTTTGCTGCTCTCGTGGACATGATGTACACCTCTACATTGATGCTGGGCGAGAGCAACGTCATGGACATCCTCCTTGCAGCCTCACATCTGCACCTAAACAATGTTGTCAAGGCCTGCAAACACTACCTGACCACACGCACTCTGCCCATGTCCCCCTCCTCTGACCGACCCACCCATCACCACTCTCAGCAGGAACAGCAGAGgcaccggcagcagcagcagcagcagcagcaggtagcagATTTAGCAGTAAACCCTGGCCTGGCTGCTAACGCTAACCTCACAGCAAACGCAGCCACGTCAAAGTTGCAGCGCtccttcctcctgcagcagctggggCTCAGCTTGGTGAGCTCTGCTTTGGGCGGGATGGAGGAGGACGCAGTCGGAAATGTCGGCGGCAGAGGAGTAGTTGAACAGAGAGCATCCTTCCCGATCCGACGCTTTCACAAACGTAAGCCCTCTCTGGCCATGGGCATATCAGATGAGAGACCCAGGCAGAGGCAGCGTCCCTCCGCCCCTAACATGGTGTTGttgggagagggagggatgaacACAGAGCGCGAGGAGGGAGTACTGCTCTCACCAGACTCCCACAAGATGGGGGATGAATCCAAATTGGATGCCGCAATCACTGGCTTAGTGGGAGTGTCCCAAGATGACCCTCAGATGCCGAGCCAGTCGGATAGTGGACACTGCGAGGGGGAGGACTTGGGGAGGATGCAGGGAGGGGTGAACAAGGAGGAGGACATGGATGACCAGGACCAGCAGGATAACAGAATGGGGGTGAAGATCAAATcagggacagaggaggaggaggctgaagaaCAGAAG GTGGTGGTTAAACGAGAGCCGCTAAGTTCGCCCGAGCCGGCTGACGAAATCAGCGACGTGACATCGCAGGCTGAAGGCAGCGACCGGGCTGAGCCTggaggcgaggaggagaaggcggAGCTGAGCCCAGAGAGCAGCGACCGCAGCTTCACCTCTGAACCCCAACCCAGCTCCGACTCTCTGCTGCAGCCCAGCTCGCAGCTCCTCCTCAAGAGCAGCAtgggaggaggtggcggagTCGGAGGAGGGTACGGGTGTAATAACGGACTGGGTGGCAAAACTGGTTTCAATATTTCCAGCTTCCTCAGCCCTAAAGATTTCGGAAGCAGCGGGGCAGGGTTAGTTACTGGAGGGGACGACCTCCCCAACACAACTACTGGTGACGCAGTAGCACATCATTTCCTACtcagacaggaagctgctggGCCATCTggctctgcttcttcttcttctcttctgcaGTCAGGTCCGCTTGGTGGTGAGCGTCGCAACGGATTCGGAGACAACCTTCAACCTGATTCTCTATTCCTTCGCCCGTTGCATGATGGTTTAGGGAACCCTCGAGGAAGCGGGGGAGGTGGGAATGGAGGACATGGAGGTGTAGATCCCTTTGATTTGGACTTCCAGCGCTCTAGCCTGGGGTTTCACTCCCTGGGACGCCACTCGCGAGGTGCAGCGACTGCCGCTGCTCTCGGTTACCCAGGTTACAGACGCATTGCCCCTAAAATGGCCACCGGGATGGGATCAGAGGAAGGGGTAAGTGGCGTACTTCAGGATGCAGCATCTTCCTCCTCAAGCCTGACCAGTCCTTTGCTTCTAAATAAGAGTGGTGGGTACGAGATAAACAGTGGCAGGCCCACTTCGCTCCCCCCTCAGCTGACCCGAGCTTCAGCCGACGTCTTGTCCAAGTGCAAGAAGGCCCTGTCGGAGCATAACGTCCTGGTGGTCGAAGGAGCTCGGAAATACGCCTGCAAAATCTGCTGCAAGACCTTCCTCACCTTGACTGACTGCAAGAAACACATCCGAGTGCACACGGGAGAGAAACCATACGCGTGTCTCAAGTGTGGGAAGCGCTTCAGCCAGTCCTCCCACCTGTACAAGCATTCCAAGACCACCTGCCTGCGCTGGCAGAACAGTAACATGTCCAATGCGCTGCTGTAG